Proteins encoded within one genomic window of Glycine soja cultivar W05 chromosome 1, ASM419377v2, whole genome shotgun sequence:
- the LOC114410312 gene encoding UDP-glycosyltransferase 74B1-like — protein sequence MVHQRQNNIHVLVLPYPAQGHINPLVQFAKRLASKGVKATVATTHYTANSINAPNITVEAISDGFDQAGFAQTNNNVQLFLASFRTNGSRTLSELIRKHQQTPSPVTCIVYDSFFPWVLDVAKQHGIYGAAFFTNSAAVCNIFCRLHHGFIQLPVKMEHLPLRVPGLPPLDSRALPSFVRFPESYPAYMAMKLSQFSNLNNADWMFVNTFEALESEVLKGLTELFPAKMIGPMVPSGYLDGRIKGDKGYGASLWKPLTEECSNWLESKPPQSVVYISFGSMVSLTEEQMEEVAWGLKESGVSFLWVLRESEHGKLPCGYRESVKDKGLIVTWCNQLELLAHQATGCFVTHCGWNSTLESLSLGVPVVCLPQWADQLPDAKFLDEIWEVGVWPKEDEKGIVRKQEFVQSLKDVMEGQRSQEIRRNANKWKKLAREAVGEGGSSDKHINQFVDHLMNADKNGSLNVY from the exons ATGGTTCATCAGAGGCAAAACAACATCCATGTTCTTGTTCTTCCATACCCTGCCCAAGGCCACATCAACCCCCTTGTCCAATTCGCAAAAAGATTAGCTTCAAAGGGTGTCAAAGCCACAGTTGCCACCACCCACTACACTGCCAACTCCATCAATGCACCCAACATCACGGTCGAAGCCATCTCCGATGGTTTCGACCAAGCCGGCTTCGCCCAGACCAACAACAACGTGCAACTCTTCCTTGCCTCCTTCAGAACAAACGGCTCCAGGACCTTGTCTGAGCTCATCAGAAAACACCAACAAACTCCCTCCCCCGTCACCTGCATTGTCTATGACTCATTTTTCCCCTGGGTTCTCGACGTGGCGAAGCAGCATGGCATTTACGGAGCCGCCTTTTTCACCAACTCTGCTGCGGTCTGCAACATATTCTGTCGCCTACACCATGGTTTCATTCAGCTCCCTGTTAAGATGGAACACCTTCCCCTTCGTGTTCCGGGGCTTCCTCCCTTGGATTCCCGCGCTCTCCCCAGTTTCGTCAGGTTCCCCGAAAGCTACCCTGCTTACATGGCCATGAAATTGAGCCAATTCTCCAACTTGAACAATGCGGATTGGATGTTCGTCAACACCTTTGAAGCATTGGAAAGCGAG GTGTTGAAAGGCTTAACGGAGCTCTTTCCGGCAAAGATGATAGGACCAATGGTCCCTTCTGGTTACTTGGATGGGAGGATTAAAGGGGACAAAGGGTATGGAGCAAGTCTATGGAAGCCGCTAACTGAAGAGTGCAGCAATTGGTTGGAATCAAAGCCTCCTCAGTCTGTAGTGTACATCTCCTTTGGAAGCATGGTGTCATTGACAGAAGAACAGATGGAAGAGGTGGCTTGGGGATTGAAAGAAAGTGGGGTGAGTTTCTTGTGGGTTTTAAGAGAATCTGAGCATGGAAAATTGCCCTGTGGGTACAGAGAGTCGGTAAAAGATAAGGGTCTAATTGTGACATGGTGTAACCAACTTGAATTGCTGGCTCACCAAGCCACTGGCTGCTTTGTGACTCATTGTGGCTGGAATTCCACCCTCGAAAGTCTTAGCCTCGGCGTTCCGGTGGTGTGTTTGCCACAGTGGGCTGACCAGTTGCCTGATGctaaatttttggatgaaatctGGGAGGTTGGTGTGTGGCCTAAGGAGGATGAGAAAGGAATTGTGAGGAAGCAAGAATTTGTCCAGAGTTTGAAGGATGTGATGGAGGGTCAAAGAAGCCAAGAGATTAGAAGGAATGCCAATAAATGGAAGAAGTTGGCTAGGGAAGCAGTTGGTGAAGGAGGCAGCTCTGATAAGCACATTAATCAATTTGTGGATCATTTGATGAATGcagataaaaatggaagttTGAATGTATACTGA